Below is a genomic region from Lemur catta isolate mLemCat1 chromosome 15, mLemCat1.pri, whole genome shotgun sequence.
gtgtgactgaggaactgaattcttaattgtatttaattttaattaatttaaatataaatagccaCTTGTGCCTAGTGGCTATTGTATTGGAGAGGGCAGAGCTAGAACCTAGATTTAGCACAATAGTGTATCTCCCGTAATTTTactttgtatatatattaatgttttcatgGAATTCTGCAAAGAGCACCATGACTTCCAGGTAGTCTACTGTTTAAATAAATCCTAGAATCATtgctttggggaaaagaatctcttaaACAGTGTTTACAGAGGTCATATTCTTGGGTCCACAAGTTCTCAACTTTGAGAAATACTgtctaaagaaaatgaagtcttGTTCTGtgaaaatatctcaattttaaacCAACACTGCAACAGTTATCTTGTGTTTGTAACTGGTAAAATAATTCAACATTAGTATGGAGTCAGATTGATGATTGAAGTAATTTTGACAATATTATTGTCCAACATTGTTGACTGGGGCATGCTGCTGACCTGTTGTGGGCTGGGGAACTGAGTGTTGTCAGGCTTGAAAAACACCTCTTTAAAGACTGCAGTTATCTAATGCAAGCAAGAAGGTTAGAGTCGTCGATGTTAGACGTCTCTGAGAGTCAGGGGCCCAGTTATCCTATCTTTCGCACATTTGGGCATCACTGGAAGCCCTTGTACCTATACTGGAGGAGCAAGGGTGCCAGTAGAAGCGACTGCTGATGTTCCCTTGATCATCCCTTCCCGACTTCAGGAGACAGGCCTCATCCGGCTCCTTCGCCGAGAGATAGCAGCAGTTTTCCGAGACAACCGAATGATAGCCGTCTGCCAGAATGTGGCTATGAGCGCGGAGGACAAGGTGCTTATGCGGCACCAGCTGCGGAAACACCAGATCCTGATGAAGGTGTTCCCCAACCAGGTAGGGAGCGGGCCCCCTGGCATGGGTTGCCTGTCCTCCCATCCCCACCAGACTCAAACTTCAGCATCTGCTCTCTAGATATGATACCTCTGACTTTCCCCCTCCACAAGCCACCCTCTAGTCTGGTGCTTAAAATGCGATTAGGAGCTGAGATCCTTGGGTTGCATCCTCAGGCTGACACATCCTGTGATCAAGGTGGGCGACTCTTCCACTCATCCCTGCTAAGCCATTTTTTCCTGCTGTCCTAGGTCCTGAAGCCCTTCCTGGAAGATTCCAAATACCAAAACCTGCTACCCCTTTTTGTGGGGCACAACCTGCTACTGGTCAGTGAAGAGCCCAAGGTCAGGGAGATGGTCCGGATCTTAAGGAGTGTGCCTTTCCTGCCGCTGCTGGGTGAGCAGGCACCCATGCCAGttaggggtggtggtggtggagcaGGTGCTACAGCAGCCTGGTGCCATCTGCTAGCCTTGTCTGGGTAAAACTGGACAATCATGGAGGGAATGTCCTCTTGCAGATGGGACCTAAGTGGACAGCACATTTATTGAGGGCTAcctgtgtcacccccacccctgtgTTGTCTCACTACCCCAGGTCACTTTTGCATTGGAGGGAAGACTAGGAAAGGCAGAGACAGGGCTTGCGGAGGGGGCAAAGGGAGAAAATCAGGCACCTTGAGTCTGTCAGTGGGGCAGTGGGTGCTGAAACCCACACAGAcgaagaaatttaaaacaaggaGTGCAAGTGAAAGGTGCCAAGGGACAATGGCCAGTGTTTCAGAGATTCCCCTGATGCTAAGACTCACTGGAGGAACTTACTCTGTAGAGAATGCTGTGCATTCCATTCCATGATTCTTATCTTCAAGAAAGTTTAGGAAACACTGACTTAAAGCAGGTTGGGGCCAGGTGGCTATATTATGTAAGAGTTTTCTGAGAGAAGAGTCAGGAAGGGGGCGATGGATCCCAGGTAGAGTGGAAGTGGGGCGGGGCACCGTGGAAGCCAGGGTctggggaaggtgggaggtggagaAGGGCAACGGAGAGCAATAGGGTCTGAACATTGTTTTCAGAGAGGATGGGCATGAGCGGGGAGCCCCGCTGACCCTATGTTCTTCCAGGTGGCTGCATCGACGACACCATCCTCAGCAGGCAGGGCTTCATCAACTACTCCAAGCTGCCCAAACTGGCCCTGGTGCAGGGGGAGCTGGTAGGAGGCCTCACCCTGCTCACAGCCCAGACCCATTCCCTGCTTCAGCACCAGCCCCTCCAGCTGACCGCCTTGTTGGACCAGTACGTCAGACAGCAGCGCGAGGGGGACTCTGTCATATTGGCCAGCGGGAAGCCAGATGCTCTTGACCCTGTTCTGGACTCGTAGAGAGTCTattgtccccagccctgcctgtgaaCATGCTCCGCCCTATTGGCTGTGCTGCCCTCCGTGGGAGACGTGGAAGaacttggggtgggggagtggcaTGTGCTACTTGGCTTCCACTAACGACGACCTCCTCGGGTACAGGGCCACTCGGAGATGCAGAGGGATTGGATTCCATTTCAGAATGGAGGCTGTTAGTCACTGGCCTAGTCCTTAGTTTTCCCAACTTGGGACCTGATAGAACAGTCTCTTCCAGCTCTGCAGGTCCAAGGCAAAGAAGCTGAAAAGATGAAGTCTTGCGCCTGACCTCCTTATTCACTGTCCCTTGCTGCACTGGCTCCTCAGCCCACCCCCTCAGGGCACAGCCTGCCCCAGTAGCTCAGCTGAACTGAGAGCCTGCCACAGCCAGGCCCGCTCTGTGCTGAGTGCTGACCCGTGTTAGTCCTTTACTCCTCTCCATGATTGCCCAttgcacagataagaaaacaaaggGGCAGAGAAGTTAAATAGCCTGCACAGCTTCGTGCAGTCAGTAACTGGCAGATCAGGGACTTGAACCAGGCTCTCTGCTTTGAAGGCACACCCTGAATTCCTACACCAGAGCGTCCTCATGAGGATACCCAGAAGTGGGTCCCAGGTGTGCTCGGAGGGCCATGCTGTGTTGTGGAAAGGTTGGCAGCACTGCTTGGTGACAACGTGAAATGCATTCTCCTTACACTTACCTCAGGGCATCTCTGTCCTCTCTCTTCTGACTCTCTCACTTTGCTTCCTAGAAAATCTTCCCTCTTCCCCATACCTGTTCCCTCAAATGGTATCTCTTTGTGCTTGTCCTGTTGAAGGCAGCTGACAGCTGTGTCCAGTAGCTAACATGTCTCAGGCGGTTCTGAACAAAAGGGCCTGGGGGAAACCAGGATTCTCTGTTAATAAGGGGTTCTGGGGTGCTGGAGTAGGAGGCCTCACCCAAGTCTTGGGGATCCAGAAGTTCCTAATAAAGGAGATAGGATGCCTAACCAGCAGCCTGCCGTTGTCCTTGACTGGAGCACGGTCTGGGTGGATTCAGGGTGATACCGGGAGGGTGGCTGTTCAGCATTCCTTCCTGGAGCAGTGCCATGGCTTCCGTACTCCTGGACAGGCACTGTCTGGCAGGGGGGACCTGCTGCAGTTTTTCCGTGGCTTGGGCCAGGACCAACTTCCCACAGTGCCCAGCTGCAAGCCCAGGGATGTTCAGTCACTGTGAAGTGAATTAAAAGGCCCTTGAGGTTCCTGGATGCCAGAGCTGGTCTGCCCAGTGCTGCGCTATGgctctcccttcctgcctcccagagccCTGCCAGCTGCTAACAACACTACCCCAGGGGTGGCTGGAGCAAAGGTTCTGAATGGAGCCAAGAGGGCAAGCGTCCCTGAGAGGTATACACCCTGACATACAAACCAGGCCCGCATGGGGATAAGGTGGAGGGAGCAGGTGGCCTACATCATTCTGGGACCAGAGAAGAACCTTGAATCGCATCCTTCACCTGCTGGTGGTGCCTGAGCCCCCACCATTAAAAGCCCACTTCTCTCCAGAAAGAAAACTTCACTGCACTTAAAGCTGCGGTCTGTGCCACGTTCATATGCATGAATTTTAGATCTTTCTCAAGAGCAGGTTTTTCATTAGAAAAGCTGAACACAGTACTCCAGAAGGGGAAGATTGTCTGAAAGGGAAAGGAGGGTACCAAAGTCAGCTCCAGCCTGCAGCTTTGACTGCCCCAGACCTGCTCGTGATCCAGACTCTGCAGGCGCTTGGGTTCCATTTTACCTTACTGTCACTTCCTGACCCCGAGGGGGCCGGACCTGGTGGGGGATCACCCCGGTAAAAGGCCTTGGTATGGGGGCACTGGGTGTCCCTCTGTCGCCTTGACTGCCCCTGCTGACTGTGCTCTTGGCACTCACTCTTGTGGTCCCAGAGGGGGATCTATCCCTTCTCTGTCAACCTAATACCTTTGCTGGCTCCAAATTTTGCAGTCTATTTTCAGATGTAAAACGAGAGGTGGGGTTAATAAGGAAATGGCCTTGGGCACTAACAGGGTCAAGGCCACGCTAGTGTGAATAAATCCTTTACCACCATtggcttgaggccagcagttgcCAATCCTCTCCTCTATCTGGAACCATGCCCAGTGGGGACTGTGCCCTGACTCCCAAGCCACATTGGTGCTGGGGGAGCCTGCTCAGCCCTGAGTCCTCCGGGGAGCAGGGGGGCAGAGCTGAGCGGCCGCCCGGAGCTTggcgggaggagggggtgggggaggggaaggtggagaGATCCGGCTAGAGGGGAGGCTCCGACgtctccttccttcctggttCCCGCAGCAGCTGCTGCCACTGCTCAGCTCCGTGAGGAGGGAGCCGGTGACTCGGAGACGGTGACTCAGAGGCAGAGCGCCGCGAGGGCCAAGGAGCACAGGCGTCCATGGACCCTGGGGTAAGGGGGCCGCGTGGCATCAGCTGACATTCCCGGAGGAGAGCTTCCTCCCACCTGAAGCTGGTGGGTCTGCTTCTCCGGAGACGAGGGCGGGCATGGAGGTGGAGGGGGGCACCCACCTGGCTCACCTCGATCCCCCACCTTCCTACTGACAGAGCCTCCCTCCAGCCACCAGCAATGGGGGCCAGGACCCCACGGGGCCAGGATGAGGGCACAGAGATACCCAAATACCGGAAGAGTTTGGGAACTTTCAATGGCTGAATGCACGAGTTTCCTCCCCGATCAGCCTCTCACTACATGGGCCCCTCTGCTCCAACCTCCTGGTCACCCTTACCCTGCCACGTTCCTGTCCCCTTCCTGTCCCCTCGGGGCCTCAGCTCCTCAGGTGCTTGGTAGCTCCATAAGATCTGAGCTGCTTCCTCAGCCTCAGGCCAGCCTTGCCCCTCCAGTCCCCTCCCccgtctctcacacacacagcctcATGCATTATTGATCTCCCAGTGGAGCCAGGATGGCCAGGGCCGGTGCCAAGGGCGCCTGTGGGCACTACTGCGGGACCTGTGCAGACCTTGGCATGTTCTTTGCCGCCTCTTCTCCTGTGCATAGGGTCTCCATCAGCCCAGTGTCCTCTTGCTCTGGGTGGGCGGCTCTTCTCAGGAGCCCCAAGGATTGGGATAGTAGAAAGGCGATGGTAAGGATTTGGGGGTCAGGGGGACTGAGGGTCCAAGGTGGGACTCCTAGGGGCATCTTTGGTGGGAGGAGCCACAGAGAAAAATGGGGGCTATctccggcctcagtttccccaagcaGAAAATGGGAGCCCAAGAACTAGAGGACGTGGAGACCAATCAATGGGGAGTGGAGGGTTCTCTGCAGGGGGATTGTGGCAGAGGAGTCTCCAAGCCTTGGTGGTGGAGCAGGTGGGGGGGGTCCTGAAGGAAGAGGCAGTTGGACTGAGATCTTGCTTGTCCAGTCTCTGAGTCCCATCTTTTCCCGGagcctcttccttccctctccagcctcacctctgAGCACCCGCAGGGAATCCTCCAAAGAAAGCGCTGAGTGTTTTCTAGAGCCCCGGAGTGTGTGCCCAAGGTGGGGCTGGCCATACTTCTTGTGGTTTTCTCTTGGCACCAGCCTGTCTGCTGTGCTCTGGTTCACCTCTGAGCAGTGGCCATAGCAGAGGGTGTAGGCAGGGAGACCTGCTTAGGgtgaggtggggacagagggacagactcTGGGAGAGGCATGGCAGGGACTGGTGTTGATCGAGCGATTGGAGGTGGGAAGAGGTGATAGCAGGGAGGGTCTGTGTTAATGTGATCTCTCTTTTACTTCAAGGGTTCCCCCAGGACCAGGTGACATCCTTCCCCTTCCGCCCTGCTCTACATCCTCAGCAGGGAGTGGCATTTCTCTTCTCCATGGACTTCCAAGAAAGGGACTCTCCCTCCCTGGCCGAGAGTGCCCAGTCCTCGAAGCCCAGTGGTGCCCAGCAGGTCTGAGGGCGGGTCAGTGGACAgggggcaggcagtggggaggCCTGGCCTAGGCCGGGGCGGGGGCAGACATGGTAGACTCACCAGCgctcccctccctctgtcctctcctgAACTGCAGGCCTCTGAGCTGTGGGAGGTAGTGGAGGAGCCTCGGGGCAGGCTGGCGGCAGAGGGTATCACACCTGAGAGGCAGGAAGGCCACCTGCTCAAGAAGAGGAAGTGGCCTCTGAAGGGCTGGCACAAGGTAGGGGGGGAGCAGGGCATAGGGAGGGGCCCGATGTGGGGAGGGATGGCGGGGAAGCTGCTGGGCAGTCCAGGGAGTTTGTGTGTTGAAAAGGGGAAGAAGAGTCCGAGAGTGTGGCTGCTCTCCCTCACaccctttcctctctgcctctcaaTCCTGTCCCTCCTGGGCAACGTCACAGAGATACTTTGTGCTCGAGGACGGGATCCTTTACTATGCGACAACTCGGCAAGATGTGAGTCGGGGCCACGGCTCGGGGTTGGGGAGGGATCTGGCCCCAGGGCAGTCTGGCCCCAGAGTGCCCTGGGCAGGCAGTGGGGGCCTGAAATCCACCCGAGCAGGGTCTGAGTCCCAGGTGCACCATTCGCTGAGTGTGCGATCCCAGGCAGGGCACTTTCCTGAGCCATAGCGTTCCCATCACTAACTCGGGGAGAGCACGATCACCCATGCGTAGAGCTCTTGTCATTTTAAGGGACATAATACACACGAGGCTCTCTGGACAGTGCCTGGGCACTGGGAGCTTTATCACCCTCATCCTTGTCCCGTTCTCATGCAGGGGACAAGGAACTGAAGGTCTGGACACCCAAGTGCTCTCCCAGAGGGTGCTTTGTTCCGCCACCTTGCAGGTCCCTGAGGGTGGGAACATTTCCCCTTGCTCTGTGACTCCCTAGAGCTCAGAATAGCACTTGACATAGTAGAGTAACTACTTAGTGGGGAACTACTTGGTGTGGTTCTGTACACAGGAGAGTGACAGAGAAGTCCCTACTGATAGTGTGACTCACACATGAAGGTGAACCTGCTGCCTGCCCTTGAGCCTAGAGTGGCCTCAAGGAGACGGTGGCTGTGTGGCCCTGTGAGCCTGAAACCagtcccctgtccccaccacctATCCACCCCAGATCACCAAGGGGAAGCTCCATGGCTCCATTGATGTCCGGCTGTCTGTCATGTCCATCAACAAAAAGGCCCAGCGCATTGACCTTGACACTGAAGACAACATCTACCACCTCAAGGTAGCATTCCTGGGAGCCACGGAGTGTTTTGGCTCCCAGCCTGGCAGAGGTGCTGGAGCacacaggggcaggggctgggggtccaCGGAGCTCAGGGTCTGTCTCTGAGTTTGACAAGGACTTTCCCATCGTGTAAAACAGCCAAGGGCAAACACACCCCTGCTGGTTGTTAGGTGAACAGCCACAAAGCTGAGGGCTTGGACACCCGGGGACATTGTGCTTTGCCTCCCTGCAGTGGGCTTTGCACAAACGGGGGCGCTATTGCCTGGGGACCAGAGCCCCGACTTTTTGCTCCTAGAAAACAGTTCCCCCCTTCAGGCAGCCCTCCCCCTCCGTCACTTCTGCAGATCAAGTCCCAGGACCTGTTCCACAGCTGGGTGGCCCAGCTGCGTGCCCACCGCCTGGCCCAGCGCCTGGACATGGCCCGCAGCCTGCTGCCCAGCACCACGTACCGGAAGGTAAggtgggccctggggtggggacaaGTGATGTGGTGATTCAGGGGTGGTGGCTTTGGGGAACTGTGAGACCCAGGGAGGTAGACACCATCCTTCCTGACCCTTGGCCCACTCCATAGGTTCCTGGCACCCAGCTTCCAACAGTGGGTAGCacctcagccctgcctggggTTGGACCTCGGGAGAAGGTGTCTTCCTGGCTGAGGGACAGTGATGGGCTAGACCGCTGCTCTCACGGTGAGGGGCCCTGCACAGCACCTCTGTGGGTGGGGCCCACACTGTCGGGTTTAGGTGGCATCAGCAAGAGGGAAAAGATTACTTCCCTGCTCAGGGAGCCCCAGTCTGGTGGGGGAAGCAGCCTCTGCCTCCAAGTGATCAAGTCTACTTGGGCCCTGTCCTGGGGAGCTCCCACCCCCCAGAGGATGGCAGGGCTCACGCCTTAGGCACGTAGACAGACATGGACAGAGGACCGGGAGTCACGGCAAAGTTACTGAATGAAGGATCAGCACTAGGGAAGGGGTGTGCTCTACAGTCAGGTTACTGCAGTGAGGGGTGGTGACGTTGGCCTGGAGAGGGAAGTGCAGaccaagtggagagagagagagagagagtgaccCCTGGCCTGCGCACATGCAGCAGGGGTGAGGCATGGTCTCATCCGAGAGCCAGAGTGGAAATT
It encodes:
- the MRPL10 gene encoding 39S ribosomal protein L10, mitochondrial, yielding MAAAVTGVLRGGLLPQAGQLPTLQTVRHGSKAVTRHWRVMHFQRQKLMAVTEYIPPKPAVNPRCLPPPPSPPQEETGLIRLLRREIAAVFRDNRMIAVCQNVAMSAEDKVLMRHQLRKHQILMKVFPNQVLKPFLEDSKYQNLLPLFVGHNLLLVSEEPKVREMVRILRSVPFLPLLGGCIDDTILSRQGFINYSKLPKLALVQGELVGGLTLLTAQTHSLLQHQPLQLTALLDQYVRQQREGDSVILASGKPDALDPVLDS